The genomic region CAGACGCAAAAGTCAATCGTGATCCGCTGAAGCCGCTCTAGCCAATCGCCAAACTCCGGCTATGATGCGCTATCCGAAGCCAAAACCGGTGATTTATGCCCTCCAAGAGAAGTGTCGCCCAGCAAGCAGCAAAGATCAGCAAGAGTTCGAAAATACCCGCCGCCCTGCACTCGTCCCGAGGCGTCAAGACTTGGAAGGAGGCAGTCGACTGGCTCAGGATCCGCGGTATCGAAGATATCGAATGCATCACGCCTGACCTTGCCGGCGTACCGCGCGGCAAGATGATGCCGACCTCCAAATTCACGTCGAACACCTCGCTTGCTCTGCCTTCGGCGATCTACCGCCATACGATTTCCGGCGAATATCCCGACGAAACCGACCAGTTTCGTTACGATTCCCGCGACAGCGACATCAAGCTGATGCCCGATCTTTCGACCCTTTCTGTCGTTCCCTGGGAGACCGACCCGACGGCCCAGGTGATCTGCGACATCGTCGGCTCGCAAGGCGAGCAGATCAGCTATACGCCGCGCAACGTCTTGAAGCGCGTGGTCGACCTTTATCGCCAGAAGGGCTGGAAGCCGGTCGTCGCGCCCGAGATCGAATTCTACCTGGTCGCCCAGAACGACGATCCGGACTACCCGCTGCGCCCGCCGAAGGGACGCTCCGGCCGCTCGATTCTCGGCGGCCAGGGCTATTCGATCGCCGGCATCAACGAATTCGACGAACTGATCGACGACATCTACCATTTCTCCGAGAAGCAGGGTCTGGAGATCGACACCCTCATTCACGAAGAGGGCCCGGCGCAGCTCGAAATCAACCTCAGGCACGGGGACCCTATCGAGCTGGCCGACCAGGTTTTCCTGTTCAAGCGAACAATTCGTGAAGCGGCGCTGAAGCACGGCATCTACGCGACCTTCATGGCGAAGCCGATGCAGGGCCAACCCGGCTCGGCGATGCACATTCACCAGTCAGTTGTCGAGATCAACACCGGTCGCAACCTCTTCTCGAATGTGGACGGGTCGCCATCGAAGGAGTTCTTCTCCTTCATCGGCGGCATGCAGCACTACGTTCCGAGGACGTTGGCGATGATGGCGCCGTACGTGAACTCCTACCGGCGGCTGACGCCCGACATGTCAGCGCCGGTGAACACCGCCTGGGGTTACGACAACCGGACAACGGCGTTCCGCATCCCCGTATCGGACGCGGCGGCGCGACGCATCGAGAACCGCCTACCGAGTTCGGATGCCAACCCCTATCTGGCGCTCGCGGCCTCGCTCGGCTGCGGCTATCTCGGCATCGTCGAGGGCCTGGAGCCCACGCCGCCGACCGAGGACACCGCCAACGAAGGCGAAATCGATCTGCCGCGCGGCCTGCTCGAGGCCGTCTCGCTGCTCGAATCTGCGCCCTCGCTTGCCGACGTCTTCACGCCCGAATTCATCGCCATCTATGCCGGCGTGAAGCGTGGCGAATTCGAGACCTTCATGCAGGTCATCAGTCCGTGGGAACGCGAATTCCTGCTTCTGAACGTCTGACCGAAAGGCAACTTCATGCCCTGGCAAAGTCCGATCTCGCCCGGAATCTCCTGGTACGAGGCGACGGTACTGGAGCGTCCGGATTATCCGACGCTGCCAGGCTCCCGGAAGAGTGACGTCGCAATCGTCGGCGGCGGTTACACGGGTCTTCAGGCCGCCTACAATCTCGCCAAGAACGGCATCGACGTGACCCTGATCGACGCCTGCCGGTTCGGCGACGGTGCCTCCGGCCGGAACGGTGGCCAGTTCGGCACCGGCCAGCGCGCCTGGGCGGAGGATACCGAGGAAACGCTCGGCCACGAGCGTGCCAAGCTGCTGTTCGAGATGGCGGAGAACGCCAAGCGCTATCTCCTGGACTTCGCCGACGAACACGGGATCGACATCGAGTTCGTGCCCGGGCAGCTTTCCGTCGGCCACAAGGAAAGCCTCGAGAAGGATTACCGCCGCCATGTCGAGGCGATGGCGGAGCGTTTCGGATATTCGCACCTCTCCTTCATGGAACGCGACGAGACGGCAAGCCGGCTGGGATCGCATCACTATCGGTTCGGCATACGCGACACCGGCACCGGACACATCCACCCGATGAAACTGCTCGTCGGTCTCGCAAAGCAGGCGGCCCGTGCCGGCGCCAGCCTCCACGAGCAGACGAAGGCGCTGAAGATCGAGAAAAAGGGGACCGCGATCGCCATCGACACCGATCGCGGCACGATCACTGCGGACCGAGTGCTGATCGCCTGCAATGCCTATATCGGCAACCTTGAGCCTGTAACCGCCAGCCACGTCATGCCGATCCGCTCGTTCATCGGCGCGACAAAGATCCTGTCCGACCATCCAGACGTACTGCCCGGCGGCGAATCGGTCGACGATTCGCGCTTCGTCGTGCGCTATTTCCGTAAATCGAAAGACGGACGGCTGCTCTTCGGCGGGCGCGAAGCCTATACAGCCGACAATCCACGCGACATTTCGAGCCACATCCGCCGCCAGATCAGCGAGATCTATCCGGCGCTCGCCAATGTCGAGATCACGCACGCCTGGGGCGGTTCGGTCGGCATCACCATGCCGCGCCAGCCCTTCTGCCGAGAGGTCATGCCTGGGGTTACAAGCATCGGCGGCTATTCCGGGCACGGCGTCATGCTGTCCAACTATTGCGGCAAGCTCTATGCTGACCTGGTCTTGGGCAAACAGACGGAGCTGGATCTTCTCAAGGCCTTGAAAATACCTGCTTTCCCGGGCGGAATGCGATTCCGCTCGGTGCTCCTGTTCCTCGCGCTCAGCTGGTATGCTTTGCGCGACCGGTTCTAAAACGCCGCGTGCAGACGCATTTTGTTGCGCCGCACCCTAGCGTTTTTAAATCGATTAGATTATACCACCCCTGACCTGAACAAGATCGAGATATCCCATGAGCAGCCAGATCATTCCCGTCGACCCGTTTGACTATGTGGTATTCGGGGGCACCGGCGATCTTGCGGAGCGCAAGCTTCTGCCCGCGCTCTATCACCGGCAGATCGAAGGTCAATTCAGCGAGCCGACGCGAATCATTGGCGCATCACGCGCGGCACTGACTCACGAAGAATACCGAACGTTCGCGACCGACGCCTTGAAGGAGCATCTCAAACAGGGCGAATTCAACGAGGCGGAAGTGGCGAAATTCACGGCCCGGCTCTACTACGTCTCTGTCGACGCCAAATCCGACCAGGGCTGGGACGAGCTGAAGAAAATCCTCGACGAAGGAAAGGATCGCATCCGTGCCTTCTATCTCGCCGTCGCGCCGGCGATCTTCGGCGATATTTCGGAAAAGATTCGCGACAACAAGCTCATTACCAAGAACACCCGCATCGTCGTCGAGAAACCGATCGGACGCGACCTCGCCTCTGCGACGGAACTCAACGACACGATCGGCAAGGTTT from Sinorhizobium garamanticum harbors:
- a CDS encoding glutamine synthetase family protein; this encodes MPSKRSVAQQAAKISKSSKIPAALHSSRGVKTWKEAVDWLRIRGIEDIECITPDLAGVPRGKMMPTSKFTSNTSLALPSAIYRHTISGEYPDETDQFRYDSRDSDIKLMPDLSTLSVVPWETDPTAQVICDIVGSQGEQISYTPRNVLKRVVDLYRQKGWKPVVAPEIEFYLVAQNDDPDYPLRPPKGRSGRSILGGQGYSIAGINEFDELIDDIYHFSEKQGLEIDTLIHEEGPAQLEINLRHGDPIELADQVFLFKRTIREAALKHGIYATFMAKPMQGQPGSAMHIHQSVVEINTGRNLFSNVDGSPSKEFFSFIGGMQHYVPRTLAMMAPYVNSYRRLTPDMSAPVNTAWGYDNRTTAFRIPVSDAAARRIENRLPSSDANPYLALAASLGCGYLGIVEGLEPTPPTEDTANEGEIDLPRGLLEAVSLLESAPSLADVFTPEFIAIYAGVKRGEFETFMQVISPWEREFLLLNV
- a CDS encoding NAD(P)/FAD-dependent oxidoreductase — encoded protein: MPWQSPISPGISWYEATVLERPDYPTLPGSRKSDVAIVGGGYTGLQAAYNLAKNGIDVTLIDACRFGDGASGRNGGQFGTGQRAWAEDTEETLGHERAKLLFEMAENAKRYLLDFADEHGIDIEFVPGQLSVGHKESLEKDYRRHVEAMAERFGYSHLSFMERDETASRLGSHHYRFGIRDTGTGHIHPMKLLVGLAKQAARAGASLHEQTKALKIEKKGTAIAIDTDRGTITADRVLIACNAYIGNLEPVTASHVMPIRSFIGATKILSDHPDVLPGGESVDDSRFVVRYFRKSKDGRLLFGGREAYTADNPRDISSHIRRQISEIYPALANVEITHAWGGSVGITMPRQPFCREVMPGVTSIGGYSGHGVMLSNYCGKLYADLVLGKQTELDLLKALKIPAFPGGMRFRSVLLFLALSWYALRDRF